The genomic interval TGCAGAATTCCACACTAGTGTTTCAATATCTTCTGGTGGTAATTGGTGTAATCCTGCCTTGACACCTTCGCCAGGCAACATCATCTTCATTTTCCATTTAAACCCACTCAAATCTTGTGATAACTGGCTGTTGTCTTTATGAGAAACTTCAGACCCGGGTTGCGCCAGGACTGAAGTTGTCATAAAAAATAGTATGCTTAAAGCTATAAAGGCTATTCTTTGTAGTAATATCATTTTTTGTTTTTTTGATTATCTTCCCATCCAACCACCGTCAACAAGCATCGTAGTACCGTGCATGTAAGAAGCTGCCTCTGAACATAAGAATACTGTAGGTCCTGCAAAATCTTCAGGTTTTCCCCAACGACCTGCTGGAATTCTACCTAAGATTGAAGCCGAACGAACGGGGTCATTACGTAATGCTTCTGTATTATCGGTGTTGATATATCCAGGTGCAATTGCATTTACGTTAACCCCTTTTCCTGCCCATTCGTTAGCAAAAGCCATAGTCAATTGACCAATAGCACCTTTACTAGCTGCATAGCCAGGAACAGTTATTCCACCTTGAAAAGTCAATAATGAAGCCGTGAAAACTACCTTTCCACTTCCTCTAGCGATCATATCTCTACCAATTTCTCTAGTTAAGATAAACTGTGCATTTTGATTGACTTCAATTACTTTATCCCACATTTCATCTGGGTGTTCTGCTGCAGGAGCTCTTAAAATAGTACCTGCGTTGTTTACCAAAATATCAATTGTTGGGAAATCTTTTTTTACAGCTTCTATGAAAGCATATAATGCTTTTCTATCACTGAAATCGCAAGCGTATCCTTTGAATTTTCTACCCAATTCGGTTACTTCTTTTTCAACAGCACTTCCTTCGGTTTCTAATGATGCACTAACGCCAATAATATCAGCACCTGCTTGTGCTAATCCAATTGCCATTGCTTTTCCTATTCCTCTTTTGCAACCTGTAACCAAGGCTACTTTTCCTTTTAAACTAAATGTATCTAAAACGCTCATGTTTTTTTGCTTTTGGCCATTAGCTTGAAGCTTTTGGCTCGTTTGTTTATTTCTTATTTGGTAATTATATGTCAAAAAGCCAATAGCTAATAGCCATTAGCCAATAGCAATAAATACTATAATTGACAGTCCATCAATACTTTCAATCCTTCTGGGTTTTTGTCAATGTTTTCAAAAACTTGTTGGATGTTTGATAGTGGCTGTACATCTGTAATCATTTGTTCGAAAGGCAATTCGTTTGCTGTAATTAATTCGATTGCTTTTTCGTAATCTTCTTTTTCGTAAACACGAGCACCGATTAAGCTTAATTCTTTCCAGAAAAATTTGAATAAATCCACTGGTTTTTTCTCTCCGTGTATGGCTACCATTAAGATTCTACCTCTAATACCTGCTACTTCACACATAATGTCAAGTGCTGGTTGAACACCTGCTACTTCAAAAACAACATCGGCTTTACGACCTTCTGTTTTTCCTTTTACATATTCAACTAAGTCAATTTTGATAGGGTTTACAGCATCAAAACCTAATTCCTTAGCTTTTGCAATACGGTTTTCGTTTACTTCAGAGATGATGACCTGTGCTCCAGCATCTTTGGCAACCATAGCTACTAATAAACCGATTGGACCACCACCTAATACCACAGCAGTTTCTCCTTTTACCAAGCCACTACGACGTACATCGTGAGTTGCAACAGAAAGCGGCTCAATTAAAGCAGCTAGTTTTAAGTTGGTATTGTCTTTTAATTTGTGAAGTGTAAAAGCTGGAACATTCCAGTATTCTTGCATAGCACCTGGGCTATCGATTCCGATGAATTTTAATTCCTCGCAAATGTGATTGAATCCTTTATCAGATGCTTTTGCTTTGCGGTCATCCAAAGGGCGGACAACAACTTTGTCTCCAACAGCATATCCTGTAACGCCTTCACCTACAGCATCAATCGTGCCAGACATTTCGTGTCCAATAGTTTCTGGAATGCTTACACGCTTGTCCATCATTCCGTGGTAGATATGCACGTCAGTTCCACATACACCTACGTAGGCTACTTTGATTCGTACTTCGCCATTTGCTGGATTTTCAATTTCTCTGTTAATTACAGTGAAGGTTTTATTCCCTTCATAAATAGTTGCTTTCATCTTTATATTTGTTTCAAATAGTAAACTTGTTTCTTATTTGAACAAATATAATACTTATGAACGAAAGTAACTTACTTTAAAAGTGATTTTTTATTCACATTTGAAACAAGTTTCGTTAATAAAAAAAGGAAATAAAAAAAGTACCTAAAAATCTTAGGTACTTTTTACTAATTGGTTTGTAGTTGTTTACCTTTCGATATAACCAAGTTTAGTAGATATTTCTAAAGCATACTTAGCGATTATCTTTCCTTTTTCCTCAAATTCCGAATGGGGTAATCGACCATGCGGAGCTGTAATCCAAAGACAGGCAACAGGTGTACCTTGCTCATTAAAAACAGGAGCTCCAATACAATGGATTCCTTGAATATCTTCACCGTTATCAATTGCATATCCTAATTCTCGAACGGTTTTTAATTGTTCTTTAAATTCTTTTTTGGAAGTAATGGTATTCTTGGTGAATTTTTCAAATTTAACCGAACTCAAAATGGCATCTACTTCTTCGTCTGGAAGAAAGGCTAAAATTGATTTTCCACCAACAGAACTGTGCAAATGGAAACGCGTTCCCAATTCAACAAAAAGTTTTACAGGATAGGAGGAGGAGACTTGTTCTAAGATAGTACCGCTATTACCAAGAACTACGCCCAGCATTACTGATTCCTTCAACTCGTCACGTAATGCTCTCATGATATCAATCGATAATTCGACAATACTTTGCTCATTCATTGAAGAAATTCCCAAGGTTAACATCTTTCTCGAAAGTGTTATTTTTTTGGTGGTTTCGTTCTTTTGAAGATAGTTTTTAAAAATCAAAGTATTGGTTATACGAAAGGCACTAGATTTGGTTACGTCCAAAGTCTGAAGGATTTCAGACAAAGTAAGTCCTTTTGGGTGTATTGCTAATAATTCTATGATTTGTAATCCTCTTTCTAAATTTGGAACGTTATAGTTTGATTTTAAATCTTCTTTTTCTTGAGTCATGTTGTTGTGTACTAGATAGTGTGCAAAAATAGTTTTATTTATTTGACTTTGAAAAAAAAATATTTTTATAAAATAAGTTTGATTTTAACTATTTTATGTATCCTCTATTCAGGCTTATAGACTCTAATCCAGTCCACACGCATAGTTGATCGAGCATCATCCAACACGGATGGATCAGTAAAATAATTTATGCCTTGTGATTGTCTCCAGGGTTGGGATGCGGCCGAAATAATTAAATACATATCCTTGGTAAGTCCAGTTCCACCAGCATAATTATTAGGGTCAATTTGGTTGGTTGGCGTTGTTCTTACTAGTACACCATCTACATAATATTTTAATGTAAAAGGATCTAACCATAATACTCCATAATTATGGTAATCGTTTGCCCATTGTGTTCCCTTGCCATCAGCATAATAGGTTTCCAAACCAGATGGCTGGTAATCCTGAAATGGTGTTCTTATGAAGACATGATGACTTAAGTGTAAACGTTTGGAGTAGTAATCATTCGTTTTATCGCCATAAGCTTCTAGATTGTCAATTTCCTGAGTTGAGTCTTCGCTGAGCATCCAAACAGCTGAAGCTAATGAAGATTCGCTAATTTTCACTCGTGCTTCCATATACATTGGATAGCCGACTTTAGTTTTAGAAGTAACTACTCCTGTTCGAATTATATCTCCAGTTGATTTTTTTTCGATGGTAGCTTTGTAGACTAATTCGCCACCAGTAATGGTTGATTGAGAAGCAGAATATACAGTTGGAAGAGCTCCTGTCCATCCATTGAAGAAACGGTCTTGCCAGTTGGTGGTAAAATCGGCTGTTTTTCCATCATAATTAAACTCATTGGAGAAAACAGGTTGAATAACCCAGCTTTTATTGTTTCCAGCACTTGGTAGAAAACTAACTTCGCTTGGTTTTTTGGCAGTTGTCAGTTGTTTTTGATCACCATAAAAAGTTACGGAACCAGCTACAAAATAGGCTTTTAGGTAATAGATTTGGTTTTCTTTTAATCCTGTCAAAGTGAGATCAAATATATTGGAAGTACTAGTAGTTATTTTTTTATTGGTTGCTGTAGTTGGGTTGGTGGTTTCTCCCCAGCAGATTCCTCTTTCGGTAATTGTTAAATTGTCATTTCCTAAAGTGATGGTTCCTCCCGTTTCAATTTCAGAATATAAAGTTGCGCCTACAGGAGTCTTGGTGATAACGGAAGTAGCTTTGGGAGTCGGCGCTGGTGCTTCGTCTTTTGTACATGCAGTCGCTATGACAATAGAAAAAGTAATGAACATTAGTGTTTTGAAAAATTTCATAGTTTGGTGGTATTGGTATTAATACATATTAGTACTTACAAATGTAGTTTAAGTAGCTATGATTGTGATAAAAAGCAACTAGATATAAACTAAACAATAAAGCGGAAACTGTTTTTAAGTTGTTTTTTGTTAGTGGTTTATGTTTTTTTTTTTTAACATTAAAGGTATGGATTGATTCATGTTGTTAAAAACAATACTGCATCACTACACTTCCCTAAAAGATAACTCCCCTTTTTGAATTTACTTTTAAAGTATATCCAAAAAGAGGAGTTATTGGTGAATAATTGAATTATTCTATTTGTGCATATTCTCTACTTCTCTGTTTTTCCGTTTGCTGATTTTTCACCAATAGCTGTATGGGTTGTTTTTCTAGCTGATGAAAAACGCATAATACTTTGGTAGTTTCCATTGTTATATATATGAGTTAATCCCCATCTTAAAACCTCAGTTGGGTCTTTTTCATTATCTGCTGTTCTGTTTAAGCCAATTGCATGGGGTGCGTCTTTAATCGAAGCCATAATCTCAAAATTAATTCCATCTGGTGACCATTGAATGGTGTTTTTTTCTGGACCATCAGTGGTGATTAATGATGCAATTCCGCCGTTGTAAGGCCAAACGCAAATTTCGTGTCCACTATTACTTATTGGGTTATAAGGTGATTTTACGTATGGTCCAAGTGGATTGTCAGCTATAGCGACTCCATGACGAATTTGGCGACCACCAAAAGTCATTTCTTCACCCATTTGTTCTCCTTTGTAGTACAAATAGAATTTACCTTTGTATGGTAATATACATGGATCATGCGTTTTATGGCTGTCAAAATCTCCTTTTTTTTCTACCATAAAACGGTTGTCCGTAGTACCTTTCCAAACACCATTTTGAGCAGGTGCGATAACGGGAGCATCCAATTTTGTCCAAGGACCATTTGGCGAGTTAGACCATGCCATTCCTACTTTTTCTTGAACTCGTATGTTGTAGATTCCTTCAACAGTTTGGTAGCATAAATAATATTTCTTATCCCATTTCATGATCTCAACTGTGAAAACAGAACGATCATCATAAGATCCTTTTTTACCTCTAGGTATTGCAATACCTTCTTCTTTCCATGTCCAACCATCTTGAGAAGTTGCGTACCAAATATCGCAACGATCCCATGGAAAAACTTTTTCATTGGCCATATCTCCACCAAATCCTTGTGTTGGACCAGTACTTTTTGTGTACCAAACATAGTATTTTCCGTTTTCTTGGATGATAGCACTAGGATCTCTTCGTACAACACCTTCTTCGTAAGCCAAATCACCTTTAAGGGGTTGTAAGTTTCCAAACTCGATAAACCATTCGTTTCCTAATTCTTTAGGCCATTTTAAGGCTCTTTTTGAAGCGGCACTTAAGTGGTTGACATCCATAATACCTAACTTATCTTTAAGTTCGATAGCATCTTTTTTTAGTTGTTTTTCTTCCTCCATTTTGCATTTTGTTGACTGTGCAATTGCCGAGATTGGCATTGCTAGCGTTAATAATCCAAGGACGCTTTTGTTAATTATATTCATAGTTGTAGTTTGATTGGTATTACAATATTACTTAATTTTTATTACTTAATTTAATTTTACTAGTGAAATTAGTTTTTTCTGTGAAATTTATTTTATTATTTTCAAGAACAATTTTTTCAATTTGAACGGTAGCATCTACTTTTGCTCCTTTTTTCGATTGAACAATAAGCAAACATCTTCCTTTTGAAGTGGTTATAGTATTTGATTGAAAATCCTGAACATTATCGACTGCTCCATTATCTACTCCAAGTATTTTTACGTTTCCATCAATCGAAAATGTGATTGTTGGATTCACTGTTTTTACTGGGTTATTGTCTTTATCAACTACTTGTGCTACGATATGTGCTACATCATATCCATCTGCGGAAAGGCTAGTTTTGTCTGTTGTTAATTGAACACGGTAAGCTTCTGTTGGAGTAACTCTTTCCGATGAGATCGTCTTTCCTGATTTTGTACCTCTTGCAGTTAATTTTCCTGATTGAAAAGGAACGGACCATTTGTAAATATGATCGTCAAAATCGGTTAGTTTTTTCTTTCCTAATGATTTTTCATTCAAAAATAATTCGACTTCATCACAATTCGAGTAGATTTCGACAATTGTCTTGTCTCCAGATTGGTACTCCCAATGTTCGTTGACATCATGCCAAACCCAAAGTGCATTTTCCCATCCATTTTTCTTTTTTTCTACAGGCTCTCCTGTTTGTTCATCAATTTTATAGATTGATTTATCCAGTCTTTGTGTGGCAATATATAATTCAGGAGCATCATTCCATAATGATTTCATCATGTGGTAGGATGGTTTTTCGAATCCAGCATAATCTAATATTCCACTATCTATTCCTTTTTTAGGCCATTGTTTATTGGCTTCGCCCAAATAATCAATACCTGTCCATAAATACGTCCCCGATATAAAAGGGCGTTCCATAATGGCTTTCCATTCGTGCCATTGTGCTACGTTTTCAGTACCCATTATTGGTAATTCAGGATAGTTTTTATGTCCATAATCGTAAACTACTCTGCGGTAGCTGTAACCAATCATGTCTAATGCATCTGCATATCCTGATTCATAACTAGATGACGGAAGGATACAGTTAGCAATTACATAGCGAGTAGTGTCCATTTCTTTTGTCCACTTTGCCAGTTTTTTAGCAGTTTCACCAATATCGTATTTCTCCCTAGGTAGGGTGCGCAAGTTTTCTTGAATTTTCTCAATAGAATTAGGAGGAAGTGACCAGAAATAATTTCCGCTCCAATCCATATTATCAAAGAACCCAGTGGCTTTTGCATTTCGTTCGTATGTCCATTCAATTTCATTTCCAATACTCCATTGGATGATGCTTGGGTGGTTTCTATGTGCTAACATGGTATTTTTTAAATCACGTTCTGCCCATTCTTGAAAATGTTCACCGTATCCGCGGGTAATGGCGTCTACTGATTGTTCTTTCATGTTTTTACGCTTGTCTTTTGGATTGTCCCATTCATCAAAAAACTCATCTTGAACCATTATTCCCATTTCGTCACAAAGCGAAATAAATTCATCTGAACCTGGATTGTGAGAGATTCTGATTGCGTTTACTCCCGCTTCTTTTAGTTTTTCAAAGCGTCTTCTCCAAACTCCTTCTGGTACAGCAGCTCCTACAAGACCAGCGTCATGATGCAAACAAACCCCTTTGATTTTCATGTTTTGACCATTTAGGTAAAAACCAGTATTCGCATCAAATTTGATAGTTCGGATTCCAAATTTAGTCTGATTCTCATCGACTGTTTTTCCGTTTTGTACAATTTTAAATTGTGCCGTGTACATACTAGGACTCACTACATCCCATAATTTTGGATTTTTTACAGTGGTATCGATGTTGAATTTTGTTTCTTCCTTGGAACTTACTTTTCCTTTTGTGGTTTGCTCGGCTACTTTTTTGCCTTTACCATCAAGTATTGTTGTGATGATGTCAAAAGTTTCATCCTTATCAAAGTTGTTTTTAACATTAACTTCTAAGTGAACTTTGCTTTCTTGCAAAGACACGTGTGGAGTTGTGATATAAGTTCCCCAAATAGGAATATGTAGGTTGTTTTTGGTTACTAACTTTACATTTCTGTAAATACCAGATCCAGTGTACCAGCGGCTATCAGCATATCTTGAATGGTCTACTTTTACCTTAATTTGATTGCTGTTATTGTTTAAATAAGCACTTAAATCATAAAAAAATGGAGAATATCCGTATGGGTGTTCTCCCAATTTTTTATCATTTAGCCACAAAGTACTATTGTTATATATTCCGTCAAATAGAATATAGGTAGTTTCATTTTTGCTAGGTTTTACTTTAAAATCTTTTTTGTACCAACCAATACCTCCTAAAAGATATCCTGTTGCACCTTCTCCTTTTATAGAATCAAATGAAAAACCAACACTCCAATCATGTGGGAGGTTTACATTTTTCCAATTACTTTGACTAGAATTTTCTAATTTGAAATTCCAATCAAAATTAAAGTCTTGAGTGTTATTTTGAGCACAAGCACAAACGGTAATTAAATTAAGAATGCCGAGCTGAACTATTTTTTTTACGGAATATTTGGATTTTATTTTCTTCACGATGATAAGTATATAATTTGTAATTTTTAGGTCTAATGTTTAGTTCTTATGATTGTTTTTATGTGTTTAAAAAGGAGTTGTAAACTGAATCATTAATTGTTTTTTATGTTTCAAAATGAACTGAGATTATTATAATTTTGTTCCAGATAAACTTAAAGTTTCTAGTAAAATGGAGTTTATGGTAAATTGATTATTATGTTTATAACTGAGATTTTGATATAAAAAAGGATTTTAAAATAGTAAATATGAAATTGTGTATCATAATTAATGCGAATATTTCTGCGATACAAATATCTTATAAATATGGTTCTTGGTTTTTAATATCGACTAGACATAAACTGAACATTGGTGTTTTTGGGCAATTTTTTGCTTTTATTAACTAGACTGTAACTATATTGTACTCTCTTAGAATTGTTATCGTATCGTTCGGTTCAAAATCATTGACTATTTATAAACCAAATTCCAAACCAACTAAATATTATTTAATATGAATAGAAATACTTTTTATAAGCTTTTGAATAAATTTTGTATTTCAACAAATACAAAGTTTATTCTATTGACAGTCTTTTTATTTACGTCTTTTCATTTTTACAGTCAGGAGCATAGTGCTACCAATCCTTACCTAGAGAAGGCAAATGAAATTAAATATACTAATTATAAAGGGGCTATTTATCATTATAAAAAAAGTATCGAATACAATACTGAAAATAAGGACACCGTAAATGTTATCTTAAACTTACGTGATATGTCCGATTTGTATGCACACAGATTGGATTATGGAAAAGCGTATGATGGCTATTGGAAAGCACTTTTCTTAGCCGATGCTTCCAAAGATGATTATTCGAAAGCGATGATTTACCAAGGTTTAGGTTGGTTGTTTAGTTTTTACGATAGAGATATGGAAGCACTTCGGTATTACAATAATTCATTAAATCTTACTAAGAATAATAAAGGCTTAGGGGAAGTGAAGAAATTTGAATTAATGATTCAAGATTATTTTTCTATTTTGAATTTATACCGTGTTAATGGGGATTATGTGAAAGCTAAAATATATCTTGATAGTTGTCAGATTTTGCACAATAAGCTTAATAGAGGAAATAAAAACCATTTCGTACGTGCAGAAGAATATTTTTTGAAGGCAGTTGATAAAAAATATGATTCAGCTTTGGAGGGTTTACAAGAATCCAATCTGTATTTTGAAAAAAACGATCCATCGTATTTAATCATTATTAACTATTTGATTGCTGAAGTACACCGACTGAAAGGTGATGTAAGTCAAAGTATATTGTATTATGAAAAATCGTTGACTTTCTCTGGGAAATATCACAGCCATGAGAATTATGTAATTATGGATCATGAGGCTTTGGCTAAATCTTACGCTAAAGCAGGTGATTATCAAAAAGCATTTGCGAACTCTAGTATGGCTATGAAACTCAATGCAGATGTATTTGGTAAAGGGAGTAAAAACAGTCAACATTTGTTTGAGATTAATGATAAATACAGGGTTCAAAAGCAAAAAGCACAAGAAATTTTAGATAAGCAACGAATTACACAATTAGAAAGTGAGGAGAAAGTTTGGTTTTTGAAATCCATCTTATATACTATAATAATAGTATCATTAGTGTTATATGGATATTTGTTTGTAAGAAGCATCAGGAGAAAGCATAAGGCAGAGAAAAAATCTATAGCTGAGAAGCAGGAAATGGAGCTAGTGAGGAGCAAAGCTATTTTGGAATTAAAGAATAAGGAACTAACTAGTTCTGCTTTACAATTAATAGAGAAAGATGAGTTTATAGAAAGGTTAAAACTTAATTTGACTGATGATAAAGATGTTGATGTGCGAACAATCAACAAAATGCTAAAAACAATTCAAGGATCACCTAGTAGTAACTGGAAAGAATTTGAAGCTCGATTTACTGATGTTAATCAAAGTTTTTATACAAACCTTAAAGATAAGTTTCCAGATTTGGGGCAAACCGATTTGAAAATTTGCGCACTTATAAAGTTGAATTTTTCAAGCAAAGACATGGCTGCATTATTGGGAATATCATTTGAAAGTGTTCATACCTCAAGATATCGCCTTAGAAAGAAATTCAAATTAGATAGAAATGATAATCTAAACGAATTTATAGGAACTTTTTAGTATTATCTACAATTTTCAATACTTATAAAAACTTCGATTTACTTTATGTAATTCGAGGTTTTTTTTTTTGAATTTAATTTTGAAATATAAAAGCAATATTTTAAACATGAATTTAATTACAATTACATAAATTGAACTGTATTTAATAGTTTGTACGGTCTAGTTTTTCTTGAACACTAGTATTTACGGGCTTTTTTTTCTTTTTGTACAGTTTTAATCAAGTTGGTTTACGAGTTGTTTTTGTATAGAATATGTAATTTTGGGATATATTAATTATGTAGTCAATAAAAATAGCTAACATAGGTTGCATTATTATTAGTAGAACAACTTAAATCA from Flavobacterium ovatum carries:
- a CDS encoding SDR family NAD(P)-dependent oxidoreductase, which translates into the protein MSVLDTFSLKGKVALVTGCKRGIGKAMAIGLAQAGADIIGVSASLETEGSAVEKEVTELGRKFKGYACDFSDRKALYAFIEAVKKDFPTIDILVNNAGTILRAPAAEHPDEMWDKVIEVNQNAQFILTREIGRDMIARGSGKVVFTASLLTFQGGITVPGYAASKGAIGQLTMAFANEWAGKGVNVNAIAPGYINTDNTEALRNDPVRSASILGRIPAGRWGKPEDFAGPTVFLCSEAASYMHGTTMLVDGGWMGR
- a CDS encoding alcohol dehydrogenase catalytic domain-containing protein — protein: MKATIYEGNKTFTVINREIENPANGEVRIKVAYVGVCGTDVHIYHGMMDKRVSIPETIGHEMSGTIDAVGEGVTGYAVGDKVVVRPLDDRKAKASDKGFNHICEELKFIGIDSPGAMQEYWNVPAFTLHKLKDNTNLKLAALIEPLSVATHDVRRSGLVKGETAVVLGGGPIGLLVAMVAKDAGAQVIISEVNENRIAKAKELGFDAVNPIKIDLVEYVKGKTEGRKADVVFEVAGVQPALDIMCEVAGIRGRILMVAIHGEKKPVDLFKFFWKELSLIGARVYEKEDYEKAIELITANELPFEQMITDVQPLSNIQQVFENIDKNPEGLKVLMDCQL
- a CDS encoding IclR family transcriptional regulator, with product MTQEKEDLKSNYNVPNLERGLQIIELLAIHPKGLTLSEILQTLDVTKSSAFRITNTLIFKNYLQKNETTKKITLSRKMLTLGISSMNEQSIVELSIDIMRALRDELKESVMLGVVLGNSGTILEQVSSSYPVKLFVELGTRFHLHSSVGGKSILAFLPDEEVDAILSSVKFEKFTKNTITSKKEFKEQLKTVRELGYAIDNGEDIQGIHCIGAPVFNEQGTPVACLWITAPHGRLPHSEFEEKGKIIAKYALEISTKLGYIER
- a CDS encoding family 16 glycosylhydrolase: MKFFKTLMFITFSIVIATACTKDEAPAPTPKATSVITKTPVGATLYSEIETGGTITLGNDNLTITERGICWGETTNPTTATNKKITTSTSNIFDLTLTGLKENQIYYLKAYFVAGSVTFYGDQKQLTTAKKPSEVSFLPSAGNNKSWVIQPVFSNEFNYDGKTADFTTNWQDRFFNGWTGALPTVYSASQSTITGGELVYKATIEKKSTGDIIRTGVVTSKTKVGYPMYMEARVKISESSLASAVWMLSEDSTQEIDNLEAYGDKTNDYYSKRLHLSHHVFIRTPFQDYQPSGLETYYADGKGTQWANDYHNYGVLWLDPFTLKYYVDGVLVRTTPTNQIDPNNYAGGTGLTKDMYLIISAASQPWRQSQGINYFTDPSVLDDARSTMRVDWIRVYKPE
- a CDS encoding glycosyl hydrolase, which produces MEEEKQLKKDAIELKDKLGIMDVNHLSAASKRALKWPKELGNEWFIEFGNLQPLKGDLAYEEGVVRRDPSAIIQENGKYYVWYTKSTGPTQGFGGDMANEKVFPWDRCDIWYATSQDGWTWKEEGIAIPRGKKGSYDDRSVFTVEIMKWDKKYYLCYQTVEGIYNIRVQEKVGMAWSNSPNGPWTKLDAPVIAPAQNGVWKGTTDNRFMVEKKGDFDSHKTHDPCILPYKGKFYLYYKGEQMGEEMTFGGRQIRHGVAIADNPLGPYVKSPYNPISNSGHEICVWPYNGGIASLITTDGPEKNTIQWSPDGINFEIMASIKDAPHAIGLNRTADNEKDPTEVLRWGLTHIYNNGNYQSIMRFSSARKTTHTAIGEKSANGKTEK
- a CDS encoding glycoside hydrolase family 2 TIM barrel-domain containing protein, giving the protein MKKIKSKYSVKKIVQLGILNLITVCACAQNNTQDFNFDWNFKLENSSQSNWKNVNLPHDWSVGFSFDSIKGEGATGYLLGGIGWYKKDFKVKPSKNETTYILFDGIYNNSTLWLNDKKLGEHPYGYSPFFYDLSAYLNNNSNQIKVKVDHSRYADSRWYTGSGIYRNVKLVTKNNLHIPIWGTYITTPHVSLQESKVHLEVNVKNNFDKDETFDIITTILDGKGKKVAEQTTKGKVSSKEETKFNIDTTVKNPKLWDVVSPSMYTAQFKIVQNGKTVDENQTKFGIRTIKFDANTGFYLNGQNMKIKGVCLHHDAGLVGAAVPEGVWRRRFEKLKEAGVNAIRISHNPGSDEFISLCDEMGIMVQDEFFDEWDNPKDKRKNMKEQSVDAITRGYGEHFQEWAERDLKNTMLAHRNHPSIIQWSIGNEIEWTYERNAKATGFFDNMDWSGNYFWSLPPNSIEKIQENLRTLPREKYDIGETAKKLAKWTKEMDTTRYVIANCILPSSSYESGYADALDMIGYSYRRVVYDYGHKNYPELPIMGTENVAQWHEWKAIMERPFISGTYLWTGIDYLGEANKQWPKKGIDSGILDYAGFEKPSYHMMKSLWNDAPELYIATQRLDKSIYKIDEQTGEPVEKKKNGWENALWVWHDVNEHWEYQSGDKTIVEIYSNCDEVELFLNEKSLGKKKLTDFDDHIYKWSVPFQSGKLTARGTKSGKTISSERVTPTEAYRVQLTTDKTSLSADGYDVAHIVAQVVDKDNNPVKTVNPTITFSIDGNVKILGVDNGAVDNVQDFQSNTITTSKGRCLLIVQSKKGAKVDATVQIEKIVLENNKINFTEKTNFTSKIKLSNKN